In the Hordeum vulgare subsp. vulgare chromosome 7H, MorexV3_pseudomolecules_assembly, whole genome shotgun sequence genome, one interval contains:
- the LOC123408370 gene encoding methyl-CpG-binding domain-containing protein 2-like: protein MGSSPSNHVPSHDENSLSHPPRKESQHMLADKVVDQWDNSDTENSSGSASYEVVPYKSAQGENIFLVPPKKRKFTIDTYFVECSTCQKWRIIPSKLKYEQIRENIIQVPFSCKYVHGWKPKVTCHGPTDISEGNGMVGAIDKPGIPQAPLGYYICPAGRKFRSMKEVERCFEDNPDYAAVLQLSQFSFKVPKPPNRPRQSKLIEPTKVPPPVHRDPVHNYMPVPHGEANPLTHIPVTVALQVPVIRSKKRKPNQ, encoded by the exons ATGGGGTCCAGCCCGTCTAATCATGTGCCCAGCCATGATGAGAATTCATTATCTCATCCACCGCGAAAGGAGAGCCAACATATGTTAGCTGACAAGGTTGTGGACCAATGGGATAACAGTGACACTGAAAACTCCTCTGGAAGTGCATCATATGAAGTTGTGCCTTATAAGAGTGCCCAGGGAGAAAACATCTTTCTTGTGCCGCCTAAAAAAAGAAAATTCACTATTGATACATATTTTGTGGAATGTAGTACTTGCCAGAAATGGAGAATTATACCAAGCAAACTGAAATATGAGCAAATCCGAGAGAACATTATACAAGTTCCTTTTTCATGCAAATATGTCCATGGGTGGAAGCCAAAAGTTACATGCCATGGTCCAACTGATATATCTGAGGGTAATGGCATGGTAGGGGCGATCGATAAACCAGGTATCCCTCAGGCTCCTCTTGG GTACTATATCTGTCCTGCGGGCAGAAAATTCAGATCCATGAAAGAGGTCGAAAG GTGTTTTGAAGACAACCCAGACTATGCTGCCGTTTTACAGTTATCTCAGTTTTCGTTCAAGGTACCTAAACCTCCAAATCGCCCTCGTCAGTCAAAGCTTATTGAACCGACTAAAG TGCCACCTCCGGTTCACAGGGATCCGGTGCACAACTACATGCCGGTCCCTCACGGAGAAGCCAATCCTCTAACTCACATACCGGTGACAGTAGCTCTACAAGTACCAGTGATACGCTCCAAAAAGAGAAAACCAAACCAGTGA